The Streptomonospora litoralis genome window below encodes:
- a CDS encoding aldo/keto reductase, with protein MEERKLGKTGRNVSAVGFGAWQIGDAWGSVGDEDALAALRTAVDSGISFIDTADVYGDGRSEQRVGQVLKEYPHLTVATKMGRRVPQEPANYSPENFRAWNDRSRANLGVDTIDLVQLHCPPEAVYASGAVFDDLDAMVSEGRIRAYGVSVETCAEALAAIERPGVASVQIILNAFRHKPLEEVLPAAREAGVGIIARVPLASGLLSGRYTAQTSFGEDDHRNFNRAGAAFDVGETFSGVDYETGLAAVERIREVVPEGMTMAQFALRWILDQPGVSTVIPGARNAEQARGNAAAAFLAPLPQEVHTAVREVYDELVRPQVHHRW; from the coding sequence ATGGAAGAACGCAAGCTCGGAAAGACCGGCAGGAACGTCAGCGCCGTCGGGTTCGGCGCTTGGCAGATCGGGGATGCGTGGGGGTCCGTCGGCGACGAGGACGCGCTGGCGGCGCTGCGGACCGCGGTGGACTCGGGGATCAGCTTCATCGACACCGCCGACGTGTACGGCGACGGGCGCAGTGAGCAGCGCGTCGGGCAGGTGCTCAAGGAGTACCCGCACCTGACGGTGGCGACCAAGATGGGGCGGCGGGTGCCTCAAGAACCCGCGAACTACAGCCCGGAGAACTTCCGGGCCTGGAACGACCGCTCCCGCGCCAATCTGGGTGTGGACACCATCGACCTGGTGCAGCTGCACTGCCCGCCCGAGGCGGTCTACGCCTCCGGAGCCGTCTTCGACGACCTGGACGCGATGGTCTCCGAAGGGCGCATCCGCGCCTACGGGGTCAGCGTCGAGACCTGCGCCGAGGCGCTGGCCGCGATCGAGCGGCCGGGTGTGGCCAGTGTGCAGATCATCCTGAACGCCTTCCGGCACAAGCCGCTGGAGGAGGTGCTGCCGGCCGCGCGGGAGGCCGGTGTCGGCATTATCGCGCGGGTGCCGCTGGCCAGCGGGCTGCTCTCGGGCCGGTACACCGCGCAGACCAGCTTCGGGGAGGACGACCACCGCAACTTCAACCGCGCGGGGGCGGCGTTCGACGTCGGCGAGACGTTCTCCGGCGTCGACTACGAGACGGGCCTGGCCGCGGTGGAGCGCATCCGCGAGGTGGTACCCGAAGGGATGACGATGGCGCAGTTCGCGCTGCGCTGGATCCTGGACCAGCCGGGTGTCAGCACGGTGATCCCCGGCGCCCGCAACGCCGAGCAGGCGCGCGGGAACGCGGCCGCGGCCTTCCTCGCGCCGCTGCCGCAGGAGGTACACACGGCCGTGCGCGAGGTCTACGACGAGCTGGTCCGCCCGCAGGTGCACCACCGCTGGTGA